One genomic window of Quercus lobata isolate SW786 chromosome 9, ValleyOak3.0 Primary Assembly, whole genome shotgun sequence includes the following:
- the LOC115962105 gene encoding dehydrodolichyl diphosphate synthase 6-like, producing MKKDGRSRINWIFENFVTFLRKCTFRVLSVGPIPEHIAYIMDGNRRYAKKQNMIEGTGHRVGFLALMSMLKYCYEMGVRYVTIYAFSIDNFKRCPEEVQSLMDLMQEKIEGLMEEESIVNRYGVRVHFLGDLKLLSEPVRLAAERAMVVTANNSKAVLSICVAYNSTNEIVHAVEKACEEKWEEISLLNASGSGYGLIGLECIEKHERENLIKLIDIEKHMYVSVAPDPDILIRTSGETRLSNFLLWQSAYCYLYSTPVLWPEIGFRHLLWAILNFQRNHFYLEKKRKQL from the coding sequence ATGAAGAAAGATGGTAGGAGTAGAATAAATTGGATCTTTGAGAACTTTGTTACTTTCCTCCGCAAATGTACTTTTCGTGTACTCTCTGTTGGTCCCATTCCTGAACATATTGCATACATCATGGATGGAAATCGTAGATATGCAAAAAAGCAGAATATGATTGAAGGGACTGGACATAGAGTTGGATTTTTGGCTCTCATGTCCATGCTTAAGTACTGCTATGAGATGGGTGTGAGATATGTAACAATTTATGCCTTCAGCATTGATAATTTCAAACGATGTCCTGAAGAAGTTCAATCTTTGATGGATCTGATGCAGGAAAAAATTGAAGGGTTGATGGAGGAAGAGAGCATAGTAAATCGCTATGGAGTTAGGGTGCACTTTTTGGGGGACCTAAAATTGTTGAGTGAACCTGTCAGATTGGCAGCAGAGAGGGCAATGGTGGTCACTGCCAATAACTCCAAGGCGGTCTTGTCAATATGTGTTGCCTACAATTCGACCAATGAGATTGTGCATGCCGTAGAAAAAGCATGTGAAGAAAAGTGGGAGGAGATTAGTTTACTGAATGCAAGTGGATCTGGGTATGGCTTAATAGGACTTGAATGTATTGAAAAGCATGAAAGGGAGAACCTTATTAAATTAATAGATATTGAAAAGCATATGTATGTGTCAGTTGCACCTGATCCTGATATCTTAATCCGTACTTCTGGTGAGACTCGCTTAAGTAATTTTCTTCTCTGGCAGAGTGCATACTGTTACTTGTACTCAACACCTGTCCTTTGGCCAGAGATTGGTTTTCGGCATCTCCTTTGGGCAATCTTGAACTTCCAACGGAATCACTTTTATTtggagaagaaaaggaaacaattGTAA